The DNA region TGAATGAAGATTCAGCAACTGATTTTGGTGGATCACTAAGGTGAAAGCTTACGTAGTTAATGAAACAGAACCCTGCTACTCATGCTAAAATCCCCATAGGCTCATAGAACTGGGCCCTCAGGTAGGGAGGTCTGGCAGTTGGACCCCTCTCAGCCTAATGGACAAATTGTGCCCTGGCGAGGTAACGCAGTTAAGGTGATGTCAATACTAGGTCACAAATTTCCTTATTAGGAGGAGGCAGTTTGGGTTGatggttagatagatagatggctGTTTGCTTCGCTTTTCTATTGTGAGTGTTGAGGTGCTTTTgcacctaaacctaaccagaatTTAACCATAGTGATgccacatcataaaacattatttttcaagAGTGATTTGTAACAGTATAGCGATTACTGTCAATAGAGGCGGCACATTAGAAAATGCTCCTATGGGTTGTTCTGGAGCGCACAGACATTCGACTCATATGGCCATTTAAGTATGAGGATGTGTTGGACTGTGTAACGTGTACTTTATCTGTCCTCACCTACGATACCCATTTTTGCAGGGAACATCAAAGACAATCCGATGGGGAACCCAATGAAGTAGTAACCCACCAGATTAGACACAGCACCAATCATTTGCTTCcctgctcctctgacaataCCTCCTGTCACACCCTGTGGAGGTAAAACAAAGAAATCTAAAATCTGTCCTGGTTTATTTTCCCAGCACTGGAATTAAGTGACTTAATATGGCACATGTTCCCACCGCTAAGGCCTCAGCAACATGGATGAAACCATACATCTTCATGACATCAGACACCCTCTGAATAATGTCTCTAAAAGCAAAATgcaaatacagttatgaaaatgtgtttgcgACAAAGACAGGTGAGTGCAAACATTTCTGAGGTAGGTGATGTTGTGTCTGATGTAGTGACAGAGCAGTTTCATTTTTGGCCAATCATAAATTGATGCAGCTCTAAAGTATAACTAAAGCAAGGAGATGAGTTTACTATCCTGTCAAGGATCAATGTTCTCAGGTTAATATATGATGAATTACACATTGACATTATACTAGCTGTCTCTGCAAGGGTCTGCCTGTTAGATCATCTGTCTGAGgcaagacacaaacaaatgagTGTTACAAAAGTGTCAAAATCTGTACTTACTTGTCTGTGGTGAAAATGTAACCAATCACATCCTTAGAAACACCAAGACAAATACCAATGAAACATGAGACGATAACTGGATTGGACATAAGAAACACAGCATGTTATTAAAATGTAGACAATATATGAAAGCACATTTTTGATGAGTGTATTCTTCAAACTAACAAGTGACACAAGAGAAGACTAAACAGGAAGCTTGGTTAAATTAACAAACATGACACATAACTTTGGTTTATAGACCAGAGGAAAACAGATCCAAAGAGGTCTCTGTAACAAAGCTTGACACAGCAACTTTAGCCTCCTGTGTTGGTGCATTGTGGTGGAAATTTGTCAGGCTATATATTTTAATCATACATGCACAGATGAGGGAGACCTTGCTGGATAGTTTGGCTTGCTCTGTGTTCCCAGCACCAAGAGCATTTCCAACCCGAACACTGGCAGCTACAGAAAAACCCATTGGAAACTATGGGACACAATGAAGTAAAGGAAAACAATCACTTCAGAGCCAAATATAGTAAAACACCAAGATAATGAGTGCCATAGGTCAAGATCATTCAGGTAGATAGTGTTCAGAGATATTTGGTAAATAGAATTATAAGAAAGCCCTTTTGCGTTCATGTCATAATGCTGAAGTGAAAGCATATACTTTATGTAATATTTCCTGTAAATTTCTGAATCTACACACTTCCATAGTCTTGGTCTTATATCATTGAAGATTGCCAACTCTACAGCGCTAATACAAGATGTCATTGTTTTAACCTTTGAGATACTGTAATGCTCAGTGGTAGTCAAACAGTTCAAACTGTTATTGgagtaagaaaataaacagatgaaaacaagTGTTTTGATTCATCAATCAAAGTTgcaatatttaataattatattactcTATTAATCCAAAACATATgtggaaaaatattaaaataaattactgtGAGAGTGAAGTCTTaatcacaagaaaaaaacaatgtacTATAAGGGAGTTACCATGTAAGCGATAGCAGCCAGCTCATAAACTATAGACTGAGCACCCAGCTCAACTTCACTGATCAAACCTGCCAGGAACCCTGCGATCTCATACAGCCACCACTCCAGACAATGCATCAGCATGCTGGGGATGGCCAGGTGGAGGAAGGGACCCCACTCCTGCAAACAGTCTCCTGACCAACCTGAGACATTATAGAAGGTATGATGAATTCAACGACATGTATAATGACGACAGCACGCAGCCATGTGAATACTGCACTGAAGAACAATGAGATGTCTTTCACTATAATGTATCCAGTGCAGAAAAGAGCTAAAACTGTCAACCATAAGTGTAACATTAACATTTGATGACAGATTAAATTAgtgtctacagccatgctagcagctagcaGGCTGTACATAAGCACAGTAAAAGTGACAGCATGAATAATGTAAGAGGCTTGTGAGAAACATAAACGCTGACTGATATCAAGGTAAGAGTGAATCCAGAGgatagaaaatgttttattacgGTCAAGGTCAAATTATGgttggtaacactttattttatggtTCCATAATTCACAATCATTTTCTAGTTGGTTTCCTGACACAGCTGTGTAATTTGGCACTAATTGGAAAAGAGACAGTGTTCAATTTGTACACTTCCAATTGATTAATTCCAATTAATTGATAAGCTAGTGTATCCTAGAGTCTTTTTACCAGTACACAGAAGGTCAGCTGAACACAATTTGTCTACAGGTGAGCATATAATTCAACGTATATGGATTATGATTGCAACAACTAATGATCATTCTCATTATCAATTtatctgttgatttttttttaaattaattgattagtttttTGGTCTtcaaaatgtcaggaaatggtgaaaaatgttgattaatgtacccaagatgcaacctcaaatgtttagttttatctgaaccaacagtccacaacccaaagatattcaggttactgtcatagaggactaaGGAAACAAGAAcattattcacatttgagaaactggaacTAGATAATATGAGCATATTTCTCAAGTTGACTCAAAAGTTATAAATAGACTCTTAGGAAAGGTGGCGGTTAATTGActaatcactgcagctctaATATGGAATATAACATGTAAAATACTAAATTAAAGATGAATCAATGTGTATGTGAGTTTAGACAGCATGTCAAGGAAATTTATCTGGGAAAAAAAGTTATTCCAACAGTAATGAAATCCCCTCAACTCACCATCCCATGTAGCTTTGTGCAGCCCCCTGTAGCTGATGtacataaacaaaaacacagccaaGCAGTACTGTGAGATGCTGTTGGCAGCTGCAGATCCACTTTGATGGAGTCAAGAGGATtaagcaacaataaaaaaaaggtagaaataCGAAGCATAAAGTTATTGACTCTCTCATACAAAAACGTTTTATAAATGactgaataattaataataataatatgactcAGTGAAGGAGAACACTGCTATGGGTGTACTCACGCGACCCCCAGATCCAGGACATTGAGAAAGATGTAGTTGATAATTGCATTTAAAACATTCCCTAGGGCTCCGGATATTACCTGAGGCCACATGATACCCTGTGAGCCAAAGCGAGCAGTTTTAGAAAACATGCCTTTTCAACACCTGCTGACTTCTCACAGTGTTCATTTCTAACCCccgtcacccccccccccccccccaacacacacacatacatacaaggATCTTGTTACACTCAAATACAGTCATGATAACGTCTCACACCAGTGAttaaacagtcagtaaatgcACCTGATTCTGAAGATACCGTCCCTGCAGCTGGTACATGAAGGCGGCCTGCACAATCCAATTATGAATAGAGGATAAATCACATTGATAATCCAACACAAGAACCATTCAATTCAGCATATATAGATGCGGTGACAGGAAGGAAGCTGAACTCACAGGCAGAGCAGGCATAAAGATCTTCACATACAGCTGGGAGAGTCTTTATggcagattaaaaaaacagtacatTGTTATTAAGAGCAAAAAATTCACACTGGATCACTTGATGAGTGagttatatgtgtgtatatgtagcATTTTATTTCAGTCTGTCCTGTTGTATGAATAGATGAAGGTGATAAATGTGTACATCTGGTACTGAGGTGGAAAATGTTCACCTGGCGACCTCAGCGCTCTGCCTGACAGCCAGCAGAATGGGCTGAGTGTTAATAAGAAGGGCCCAGCAGGGGAAACAGGCTAGGAGAAGAATCAAAACCCCCCTTTGTAAAATCACTCCTACACGCTTCAGGTTACCACTGCCGTAGGTCTGCAAGAAAGGGgtcagaaataaaagaaattgTGCAAGACAAAGGTCATGAGTAACGCAGGAAAACTTGATCTGAAAACATAGATGTACCTGAGATATGAGAGTATCACAAGCTGATGCCAGACCACAGCCAATGGAAATACCTGTGACATTTATGACCtttattgaaataaaaacattgtcaaTCAATTATTATCAAACAAAAGGAAAACTGATTTAAACCTCAGATAGGTAATCGAATAACTGAGAGCAGACTGTCAGTAAAAATGCTGTCAGATCTCTTACCGCTATCGCTAACGCCACCCCTGCAAGCTCGGTTTTACCCAGGTGACCGCAGAACACCATGCTGACGAAGCCGATCAGGAAGCTCATCAACTgtgaaatgaactgaaaaacaaaatcatgttCCCTCGTTTTCATGACCACGAAAACAGAAATGAAGTGTAACcgaaacatgaatgaaatattAAACTAAATGCTACATACATAGTGCCTGATCAagtttattaagaaaaaaaaggtcttgAGGTAAGAAAAAGTTTGTATTTCATCGGCAGCTGACGTCTTTGGTTTTGCTGCAGCTCCTTTGTACTTTGTATTCTTTGTAAAAATAGTTCTAGTCATTGCTTGTGTAGATGTTTATGACAACCTTTGGCATCAAACCAAAGGTTTGCACAAAGGCAAACTAAATGCCCTCACCTATCAAGTTTTAAGTTTGTTCGGTGATTAGAAGTCGCTGGAAAGTGGATACATGCTGGTTTCTCAGAACCACTGAACTATTTTTCTCCTCACACAGTAATAATTTTCTCTTCTGGGGGCACTTAAAAATGCACATTATTtctgatttattgttttaaaaaatgtcattgcCATGATTTATGCCCACTCACATTTTGAGATGTGAGAGACATTTGAAAGGTTTTCAGGGCtattttgaaatttttttttctcatctgttCAAAAAAGTGAAAGTACTGTAATGGTACTGAAAGTACTGTATTTGGCTACAGCATGTgagattaatatttaaaatttgGTGAACATTTTCCGGTATTCATTGAATAAGACCAAACTTTGCTAGGACTGATGCCACCATATCACACTGCATTTGTCTGATATTTGAACTAGTGAGAACTCTAAAGCGTGCACTG from Scomber japonicus isolate fScoJap1 chromosome 13, fScoJap1.pri, whole genome shotgun sequence includes:
- the LOC128370908 gene encoding multidrug and toxin extrusion protein 1-like, whose product is MEDLPTKNSCRGVNGQFKTEQAPSAATHGVDSCCSGFLKSIKLWIPVDYKNETVQFLKLAGPVFISQLMSFLIGFVSMVFCGHLGKTELAGVALAIAVINVTGISIGCGLASACDTLISQTYGSGNLKRVGVILQRGVLILLLACFPCWALLINTQPILLAVRQSAEVARLSQLYVKIFMPALPAAFMYQLQGRYLQNQGIMWPQVISGALGNVLNAIINYIFLNVLDLGVAGSAAANSISQYCLAVFLFMYISYRGLHKATWDGWSGDCLQEWGPFLHLAIPSMLMHCLEWWLYEIAGFLAGLISEVELGAQSIVYELAAIAYMFPMGFSVAASVRVGNALGAGNTEQAKLSSKVSLICAFIVSCFIGICLGVSKDVIGYIFTTDKDIIQRVSDVMKMYGFIHVAEALAGVTGGIVRGAGKQMIGAVSNLVGYYFIGFPIGLSLMFPAKMGIVGLWAGFLICVLIQSTFFMVFLCKLSWKKATEEAHVRAGVHVTERNKIFGIENNGKHKLALDFGETQVKTSRSSTLSPVDGKPEELRAGQQPSDGTVLSVRQLVVRRGLAVLLMFIILAAGVFISELLIRLLELDE